A region of the Sandaracinaceae bacterium genome:
TGACGGCCCACAACACGTACCGCGCCGTCCCCTCGCAGATCGCGGCCATCAAGCACGGCCTCGCGCCCTACTGCTACCGCTGCCCTCTCAAGCTCGAGTACCCGAGCTGCGGCGTGGCCTGCGCCAAGGACCTCGACGAGCTGATCCAGACGACGACCACCGGCCGCATCGCCGGCATGCTCGTCGAGCCGATCCAGGGCGTCGGCGGCTTCGTGACGCCGCCCAAGGAGTACTTCCAGATCGCGCAGGAGATCATCGCCAAGTACGGCGGCGTCTTCATCGCGGACGAGGTGCAGACCGGCTTCGGCCGCACCGGCAAGATGTGGGGCATCGAGCAGTACGGCGTCGAGCCGGACATGATGACGATGGCCAAGGGCATCGCGAACGGCTTCCCGCTCGGCGCGATCGTCACCACCGCGCCCATCGCCGACAGCCTGAAGAAGGGCTCGATCAGCACCTTCGGCGGCAACCCCGTCAGCTCGACCGCGGCCAACAAGGTCCTCGAGATCATCGAGCGCGACAACCTCACGGGCAACGCCGAGCAGATGGGCGCGATCCTGCGCGGCGGGCTCGAGGCGCTCCAGAAGAAGCACCCGAAGATCATCGGCGACGTGCGCGGCATGGGCCTCATGCAGGCGCTCGAGCTGGTGAAGGACGAAGAGGCGGGCGACCGCACGCCGAACCCGGCGGCGACCAAGGCGCTCTTCGAAGAGACCAAGAAGCGCGGCCTGCTCATCGGCAAGGGCGGGCTCTGGGGCAACACCGTGCGCATCGCGCCGGCCCTCAACATCGGCGAGGACGAGATCCGCGAGGGGCTGAAGCTCCTCGGCGAGT
Encoded here:
- a CDS encoding aspartate aminotransferase family protein, encoding MNDIKDTQKVRAPLTSEQVRKKHAEHLFPAVANFYEEPVVLAEGKGTRLTDLDGTEYLDFFGGILTVSLGHSNEEINAAVIAQIQRLTHVSTLYPTVPIVELAENLAKAAPGALEKCFFTASGTEADETAVMMAQVFTGNTELIGLRHGYSGRSLLAQSLTAHNTYRAVPSQIAAIKHGLAPYCYRCPLKLEYPSCGVACAKDLDELIQTTTTGRIAGMLVEPIQGVGGFVTPPKEYFQIAQEIIAKYGGVFIADEVQTGFGRTGKMWGIEQYGVEPDMMTMAKGIANGFPLGAIVTTAPIADSLKKGSISTFGGNPVSSTAANKVLEIIERDNLTGNAEQMGAILRGGLEALQKKHPKIIGDVRGMGLMQALELVKDEEAGDRTPNPAATKALFEETKKRGLLIGKGGLWGNTVRIAPALNIGEDEIREGLKLLGESFAAMENA